From the Bubalus kerabau isolate K-KA32 ecotype Philippines breed swamp buffalo chromosome 2, PCC_UOA_SB_1v2, whole genome shotgun sequence genome, one window contains:
- the PURG gene encoding purine-rich element-binding protein gamma isoform X3, with the protein MERARRRGGGGGGGGGRGRGGKNVGGSGLSKSRLYPQAQHSHYPHYAASATPNQAGGAAEIQELASKRVDIQKKRFYLDVKQSSRGRFLKIAEVWIGRGRQDNIRKSKLTLSLSVAAELKDCLGDFIEHYAHLGLKGHRQEHGHGKEQSSRRRQKHSAPSPPVSVGSEEHPHSVLKTDYIERDNRKYYLDLKENQRGRFLRIRQTMMRGTGMIGYFGHTLGLEQTIVLPAQGMIEFRDALVQLIEDYGEGDIEERRGGDDDPVELPEGTSFRVDNKRFYFDVGSNKYGIFLKP; encoded by the coding sequence gcggcggccgtgGCCGCGGCGGCAAGAATGTAGGGGGTTCTGGCCTAAGCAAGAGTAGACTGTACCCCCAGGCCCAGCACTCCCACTACCCCCACTACGCGGCTTCAGCCACCCCTAATCAGGCTGGGGGCGCAGCCGAAATCCAGGAGCTGGCCTCCAAACGAGTGGACATCCAGAAAAAGAGGTTTTACCTAGACGTGAAGCAGAGCTCGCGGGGCCGGTTCCTCAAGATAGCCGAAGTCTGGATAGGGAGAGGCCGGCAAGACAATATCAGAAAGAGTAAACTGACCCTCTCCCTGTCGGTGGCAGCGGAGCTGAAGGACTGTCTAGGGGACTTCATCGAGCACTATGCCCACCTGGGCCTGAAAGGCCACCGGCAAGAGCACGGTCACGGCAAAGAGCAGAGCTCCAGGAGGAGACAGAAGCACTCAGCGCCCTCCCCGCCGGTCTCGGTGGGGTCCGAAGAGCACCCTCACAGTGTCCTCAAAACAGACTACATCGAGAGGGACAACAGGAAATACTATCTAGACCTGAAGGAAAACCAGCGGGGTCGCTTCCTAAGGATTAGACAAACCATGATGCGGGGTACTGGCATGATAGGTTATTTTGGCCACACTTTGGGCCTCGAGCAGACTATTGTCCTCCCAGCTCAAGGAATGATCGAGTTCCGTGACGCCTTGGTTCAGCTCATCGAAGACTATGGCGAAGGGGACATCGAAGAACGCAGAGGTGGAGACGACGACCCCGTGGAACTCCCCGAGGGGACTTCTTTCAGAGTGGACAATAAAAGGTTCTACTTTGATGTGGGCTCTAATAAATATGGAATTTTCCTGAAG
- the PURG gene encoding purine-rich element-binding protein gamma isoform X1, which produces MERARRRGGGGGGGGGRGRGGKNVGGSGLSKSRLYPQAQHSHYPHYAASATPNQAGGAAEIQELASKRVDIQKKRFYLDVKQSSRGRFLKIAEVWIGRGRQDNIRKSKLTLSLSVAAELKDCLGDFIEHYAHLGLKGHRQEHGHGKEQSSRRRQKHSAPSPPVSVGSEEHPHSVLKTDYIERDNRKYYLDLKENQRGRFLRIRQTMMRGTGMIGYFGHTLGLEQTIVLPAQGMIEFRDALVQLIEDYGEGDIEERRGGDDDPVELPEGTSFRVDNKRFYFDVGSNKYGIFLKVSEVRPPYRNTITVPFKAWTRFGENFIKYEEEMRKICNSHKEKSMDGRRASGEEQACLD; this is translated from the coding sequence gcggcggccgtgGCCGCGGCGGCAAGAATGTAGGGGGTTCTGGCCTAAGCAAGAGTAGACTGTACCCCCAGGCCCAGCACTCCCACTACCCCCACTACGCGGCTTCAGCCACCCCTAATCAGGCTGGGGGCGCAGCCGAAATCCAGGAGCTGGCCTCCAAACGAGTGGACATCCAGAAAAAGAGGTTTTACCTAGACGTGAAGCAGAGCTCGCGGGGCCGGTTCCTCAAGATAGCCGAAGTCTGGATAGGGAGAGGCCGGCAAGACAATATCAGAAAGAGTAAACTGACCCTCTCCCTGTCGGTGGCAGCGGAGCTGAAGGACTGTCTAGGGGACTTCATCGAGCACTATGCCCACCTGGGCCTGAAAGGCCACCGGCAAGAGCACGGTCACGGCAAAGAGCAGAGCTCCAGGAGGAGACAGAAGCACTCAGCGCCCTCCCCGCCGGTCTCGGTGGGGTCCGAAGAGCACCCTCACAGTGTCCTCAAAACAGACTACATCGAGAGGGACAACAGGAAATACTATCTAGACCTGAAGGAAAACCAGCGGGGTCGCTTCCTAAGGATTAGACAAACCATGATGCGGGGTACTGGCATGATAGGTTATTTTGGCCACACTTTGGGCCTCGAGCAGACTATTGTCCTCCCAGCTCAAGGAATGATCGAGTTCCGTGACGCCTTGGTTCAGCTCATCGAAGACTATGGCGAAGGGGACATCGAAGAACGCAGAGGTGGAGACGACGACCCCGTGGAACTCCCCGAGGGGACTTCTTTCAGAGTGGACAATAAAAGGTTCTACTTTGATGTGGGCTCTAATAAATATGGAATTTTCCTGAAGGTAAGTGAGGTGAGGCCACCTTACCGTAATACTATTACCGTTCCGTTCAAAGCTTGGACAAGGTTTGGGGAGAATTTTATCAAGTATGAAGAAGAGATGAGGAAAATTTGCAACAGCCATAAAGAAAAGAGCATGGATGGCAGAAGGGCCAGTGGTGAAGAACAAGCATGCCTCGACTAA